GAACAATTACTTTCATCGCCTTATATTTCCCGAGCGtatcttgaaaatttcgtcGTTCCATTTACCTTCGCAGCCCTGAGGATTGTAAGGCTGTAAATTCCAATAGAGCGGCTTACACTGGTTACAGATCCTGCCCTCGACGCGATCCTTGCATTGACAAAGTTCACCGGCAGGCAAAGAGCCGCATCCCTGGAACGTTTCCACCACGCCCGCTGGATCACAGTTGCAACCCTCGCAAGTGGGGAAGTTATAAAAGCCTTCTTTACACTGGCTACACCTGCCGCCGTCAAAATTCTCCCGGCACTGACATTTACCCTCCGCGTCGCAGGACGCGCCAATCGAACCGTGGCTGTCACAGTTGCAGGCTACGATTGCGATAAAGGATTATCAGTTTCGGTAACTTcttcttgcaatttttttacttGTACCCAGTACGGTAGCCTTTGGCTAGATGATAATAAGCTTAATATGAGTTGCTACAATCAAGTTTGCGGGTTTCGAACTTGACTGAagctttttacttttcttcaagttaaaaaaaagaaaaaagaaagaagaaagaaacgcagGATGAATAAAGAAAGATGCGAGTTGCGTTTGCCTTAAAGGGCAGCCTAAGAAATGACCTCCGACCGTAGTGTATACGTCTTGCGGATGCTTGGCGCAACTAGACAGCGTTCCCTTACTACATCGTCAGAAGCAGAGTAGGGGAAACGCTGTAAGCTCTTGAGCTTAACTGAACACGATagttataaatagaaatcttaCGTACCTATACATTCTGGATACATGTAGTATCCAGGGCTGCACTGATCGCAGGTTCGTCCAGCGAAATTAGCCAGACAAGAACATTTTCCTACGGCGTCACAGCTAATAGACGACGACCCTGTTAAGCTACAGTTGCAAGGCCTGCAATTTGGAAACCCGTAATACCCATTGATACACTGATCACATCTGGGACCGCCGTATCCTTTCTTACACAGACACCAACCATCCGTTTTATCGCAAACTCCGGGTTCGGTTCCACGTGCGTCACAATTACAAACTAGAcaaacaacaacaacaacgttggatatttataattaactcattttaaaattcgtttaaaggcgtattaataattaatatagcacggttattttttttttttttggatacGCTTACATGTACAAAGAGGGTAATTATAGTAGCCATCTTCGCAAATGTTGCACGTCCTTCCGCCATAATTATTCTTGCAGGTACAATTGCCAGAAATTACGTCACAGTTATCGTTGAGGGAACCCAAGGAATTGCATTCGCAGgctaaaaattttgtaatcgaTCATAACacaaattacgttatataatgaaattcgttGCGGATAGAAACGCTCCGGTTTACTCACGTAAACATTCGGGGAATTTATAGTAGCCCTGCTCGCAGTGGTTGCAATAATGACCGGCATAATTCGACTTGCACGGACAAGATCCGTCTATAGCCTTGCAATGATCTCCGTGTGTCCCATTGCTATAACACTGGCAAGGAACACAATTTGGATAACCATAATATCCATAGCTGCAACTGTCGCAATTAGGCGAAGTGTATTCTTTTCGACATTCGCATTTGCCGGTGGCATCCGCGCAATTCCCAGTCAGATTAAATCCGTTACATTGACACGCTATTGAAAAACGAAAACTAACGATGTAAATGATACTTTGTAATAACGTTCTAACAAAATCGTTGGCTGAATGGAGTTATGACTCACGTTGACAAACATCGGTTGCATTCAAAGGTTTGTTCCGCGGCCTGTAGAACATCGGTTTGCAACGATCGCAGTTAATTCCCTCGGTGTTGTCCCGACAGTTTTTACACACACCGCCACCCTCGTAGTTACCGTGAATATCCAATGACAGGTGTTTTTCGTCCACTTCCGTGTCGTATTCACACTCATCCGAATGGCCGAAACAATTGCAAGCTACAAGAAGTAACGATGTTTTGCTTCATGGAGCAAAGTGACTTTCGGTTTAAAGCGAAGGAAAAACGGACAAGTAGTGCGTAAGagacaaagaaattattctcaCGTTCGCAAGTGAACTTCTTAAACGCCGTGGACTGCCGCCACTTCTTCTGCTCAAATCCTTTGCAGCAAGTCGCACATTGCGCTCCACAAGTGTTATGTTGGCATCTGCAAACGAGTTTCTTCGGCATTTTTGGATCCAGTATATCGCAAGTATCCGCATGGCCATTGCACATGCACCGACCTCCGATACTGATATCCTTGATGGAGTAAAAGTACTGAAATACAACAAATTTAGCTgtaatcgttcgttttatcgttatcgcggtaaaatttatcgtatttcgaGAACACTTACTCTTCTGGTCACGGTCGGATCCTCCCGCACTAAAGACATCAAATGCCCCAGTAAATTTTTTGTTCttaagaaacgaaaacgaacaTTCGTCGCTCGTGTCCATTCTTGCAACAAGGTGGAATTGAAGTAATGTTTCGCGGATGGACGATTATTCAGGATCGAAATCGGTATCTCGCCACCCTCCAGTGGCACGATTTGAGAATATTCCGTGGTACAGATGACACTATCGTCCCTGGTGATCGGTTTATAACTGTCCACGCCGAAGTAAGTTAAACAATCGTTAGCGGTATCGGAAAAGTATTGCCAAGGCGTATAGGTCTTTCCGTAATCTGTTGATTTTTCAAGCACCCAGAGTCCGGGTCTCGGCGAATTTGCCATTTTGACGTACACGTATGCCACGTGAAATTCCTATGAAAGACATTTTACCAATCTTTATTCAAATCTAGATCAATTAGAAATTGATtggatgaatttgtattttgtagaAAAGTAACGAAAGAAAGGCGTAAGTAAGTTAGAGTTTCCGCTATTCTGTGAAGGATGGcgtttaatatcgatataatacGAGCCTCGTTTTCTCGCTACCTAGAAACAACACGAAAGCATAGGACTTTTGTAACAAGAACTGAGGAACATGTGTGTCGAACTCCGCAGTTTTTGGAACGTTAAATTCGTGCCTCCCCCCGTTTCCGGACACGTGGTCGAGAGTAtacgagaagagaaaaagagagagaaagagagagagagagcacgTTAACGCAGGCGTAAATGAGTCTTAAGAAGTTGTTTAGCGAAAAGACAATAACCCCGTGTCTACGACAAGAACACGTATCCATAGCCTATCGAATTCTAATTTCTCTTATTAGCTACCAATTTTTTAGCATATCGCGGATTTAATTTTTCCcggttttctttctatttagaTTTAGAAGTTGGATAATCGGATACCGAACAGATTGcacgaacgaaaagaatatcTATTCGCTGTACCATTTACCCTGCTCCCTGAAACCCGTGTTTTCTATTGTCCTCAGGAAATGACGCGAAGATAATTCTTTCCCGTTTCGCAGGAAAACGCCTACTACGTGATAAAGCAATTTGTTACAGATAAAATACTTATTCCACCATTATTTCAGGCTCATAATTTCCTGCTGGTGTcaattctcttattttctgcttactcatttttatttctcgatatCTGGTCGctcgattcgataaaaatgggaaaaaataACTGATCAAACGTATCGTCTTTGGAATCTGTTATCTGTATCTCGTTGATCTCAGGTTCGCCAATTCGGACACTTATCCATAAAATATTGCGTTAAAATTCGCAATTTTGTTTACACTTACTTGTTCAAAATTGATCGTCAGATTCACTTCGTTGTACTTCATTCCTCTGGAAAGCGGCGGTGATTGCCACCAGGTTTCCATTCCATCGACTGCATATTCCGGTGGATGCTTCTTCTCTGGGTTGTCCGCATCGCAGTAATCGCATACCTAGATATCGACAACGCTATATTATCGTGCTTcctcaaattttcaaactacgTTCAAACGTAAAGCAAAcatcgaaacgaaaggaaaattctCGCTCAACCATGACATCTCGATAGTCGCTGTTCATTTAGAGTAATCTTTTATTCACACGTACACTCTCGTATGCACGTACGtcgaatatatatgtatatttattaatatagagTTCAACGACCTAACATATCCAAGATCTCAACGATACATAGAAATCGCGCgatcttgaaatttaaataaaaattctctgaTTTAATTCTCCGTGTAACGCGTTCGATTTTTAAACGCGactaaatatcaaataatttttacggTGGTTTCTACGAACagattagatatttttaagaatcttTATGGGACATCCGTGTCAGTTCGACCGTTCGGAATTTGAAAAGACAAGATGGTCAAGTGTTATCGAGAGGTCACTCTTATCGGTAACTCCTTATCGGCCCTCTCACTTCTAGTCTACATGGCATTTTCTTTCGCCCGCATAAATAGATACATACACGTAATGTCATAGAATCGAGTGGCCACTGACCCATTCGGGGATCCCGAATTTATGAATTGTCTAATAATATCAATTGCTCTACGATCAGCGTAAGAAGCAGTCCGCTATCAGAACGAAACGATCGTAAAATGTACTACACgcagagaaaggaaaaataactttttccgGTTGGAAATGTAAAGACAATCGatcgttttaaatattgcGCGACTACGAAATCGGTcatctaatttattatttcctgcTTGATAACGGTAACTCGGTTTTGCGATATACCACTACCAAGAAATACAAAGCCATTAACAgcgataaagataaaataatcgtGACAACTTCTTCATTCACTACAGAcctgtatacattttttaacgaatctttaaaaatatttacaattcgCTAGGAAACTGTTCTCTCGCGTTAAAGTTCATATTACGATTATCCCCTCGCACGCATTACACCGATTCCAAGAAACCCTACTAAAGAGCAGAGTATCGTCAAAGGTACTTAGATACCGATAAAATAAGGTTCATCAGTAAATAGACGAATAAAATGCATAACTTGTGTATAATTTCACTGACATTTcttcgtataaataatttgtatgaaCTTCCCTTATCGCAATTCCAACAACGATAAGTTGATACGTGCATACTAAGACTAACatctatattaaattacatataacgatgataaatcttcgttaaaaaaaaatgcgttaaaaaaaaatatgtacaaacacaaaatatagataaatatatatactatataatatatattatattatagcaTCAAAAATGACGATTTACAAAGATTGGAATTCTCTTTAGTTACAACGCTCAATTCCTTTTTAGGACTACAATCCTCTTTGCTCGCAATTTACAAAACCCTATATAGATATTTCCATTCCATAAAGTTGGAAAAAAGTGGTTGAGTAAGCGGATGGTTGCCTAAAGAGTGATAAACTCTTGCACTCAAAGGAccaaatatagataaaaattggTTCGAGACCGCGACATAGCCTAACTAAATAAATTCCAACTAAACGATTCAAAGCAAACGGCATACGTTCTtagataaatatcaaatatctttcgtttcgGTGAGAAACGAACAAAGCACAtcgaaatttacgaaatatttgcaataactAGTCTAGATTCTCTCGGTACttggtaattaaaatttaagcCCTTATTCAGTGTGtctttttatacgttttgCGATACCTTAAGGTATCTTCTCATTCGCGATTTAGATTACtaactaaaagaaaaagggaacaAAAGTGGTTGTTAAGTAAAGGTCAAAGATATAGAAAGAGAACGCAGATGTATACCAACCTGACCCTGTATCAGATTAATGTCCTCGTGCTGATCAGCGTTCGCGCCGACGAGCTTGCAATAGAGTTCCGGGCCGGGGGTGTCGACGCCACACGTGGCTGACGCGATAATCTCCTTGCCCTCGGCTAGATTGAAATACGGCGGCGTCAGgatttcgtttctcgtttggTGGACCAGCAAGCTGGCCAACGAAGCGACCAGCAACCACCTCGCCATCCTGACGGTGGACTGATTGAGCCCGCCACTGTCGGCACCTCTGCTGTTTCGTCCTTTAACGCGGCGTGTTCTCTTGAAACTATCGCGgccccttttctctttttctctgtccCCCCTCTCACTCTCGTTCCTTCTTCGGGAGAATGCGGCGAGAGAGACGCGAAGAAGTTGATGAAGCCCGGGCAGCTTCTCGGTGTAGACTGACAGGCCGGAGGTCATCGAGGACCGCCGATCTGTGGTAGAGGGGCAGTGGGGGTGGCGATTCTAGAAGGATGGTCCACACACTTCGAAACCATATGCCATTCCGTGCCCCTACACATGTGCATGCTGTTTCTGCCCAGCAGTACGAACTATTGTCTACTCTTTCTCTCGATCGCCGAATCACTTTGATCGCCACTGTACGTCTATTCGCGAACAAACCAGAGGACTAACGTTCTTCAAGATACATAGTACATAGCTATTCAAACGATTAAATCTATCGGTCGATAACGCGACTTGGTTCTCTTAATTTCACGCTTGTATTTATCCTTGGACTTGCAGTTTTAGGAAGACGTCTAGGCGATTAAAAATTCCTCTCTCAAGAATTAGTtgcgtaatatttttcaaagaaatctaAATCGGAAGAACGTGGTTGAGAAGGAAGTCGTAAGAATCTTAGATTATGATTAATCTattgataacattttttattcactTTTAGCATTCGtctatatacaatatttcgtTACGTACAAATGACGGTTTTACGGAATTAGTGTTCGTTTAACGGGCGAAAGAATTAAATGGTACAAGTACAGGgtgcgaaaaaaaaaaaaaaaaaagttagtGTAAAAATCACCATAAATAGCATGATTCTGCGCCTTCGAATTGGTGGAAATTCTTAAAGAAGgtttatacaaaattcatcTTAACCTTGAAATTCAAGATCAAAGATCTTTTATTACATCGGACTTTACTCGTCATGAGGATCAGAAATCTTAAATAGACCCCATAGGTCGCAATCCAACCGCAATTCTCTTGGcaaaaattgttaaagtttcaacaattttcaatcttctcGATACGACGCTCGTCCGTAGTTACTTCACGGCTAAGAGCGATTACATAGTACTCATAGAGGTTAAACTGACTTTATTCACAATATCctataattgcaaatatattgcATTTATTATCGGCATAAACAAATAAACGGGGTCAAATAATACGGTGGTTCCCAACAATTCCTGCTCATACGTTGACAGCAATTAAATCTTTCCATCATTGCATGGAGATTTCTGTCAGCCCTCCTGTCATTCTGTTGATTGAGGATGCTGCTACTTCAAAAACTATTTGCATCTGTAAATAACACACGTTCCAAAAAAGCGTGCTTCGCGTTGTAATTTATGTAGTAATTTCTAACGGCAAAAGGCTTCGTCGAGTGTAGAATCATGCCACTATGGTGGCTTGCAcacttactttttttttacgccCCGTACATAGTGTTATAGGATTGTATCGcctttcatttataaatattgaacagGAAAGATGGCACATACTTTTGACTAGATTAGTTTTCGTAACATCGCGCCACTGTCGAacttaaatttgttttactcGATGCCGTCTATAATAAATGGCGGAAAACATAATACTCGAACTTAAAATCAcagagataataaaatttcctagTAGCAGAATGTCTGCCGAATCCATCCATATGGTAAATACTCTTGCTGTAAACAGAAATCAATGTTTTTATTAGGAACCATCAGTAGAGAAATGGATAGAGCAAACCTTCTATAGAGAGatcaacatttttctttttttttttttttatctataacTTACTTAAATTAGTAAATGCGGAAATAAACCAGGTAATCGGCGACACTGTATCCGCATTTTTCGCTCGAAAAATGGCCACTAATTGAACGACTTTACTTGAGACAGAAATTGGAGTACACAGTGGCTGTCaattacaaaacaaattaaaagatgACCGGAGAGTTATCAAttaagttttttaaatttattgttaattagtTAACTAACCGCTAAAATCGTAAGAACGACTTTCGGTATAAGCTGCATTGCGAAAGAGACACTTATGGCAATATAGAGTACTGAGACCAAAATTgagaatgtatttattttatttaagtacTTCAGCACTAGGAAGATTAGTATGTATTCTTGCAATAGAATAACAGGATACTCCAAATAAGATAGTATTGAGTAaccatttgtaaaattataactaGCCATCACGGTATAGCTGTAAGAAATTCAATGTCAAATTAAGCTTGCTTGTAAAAAGCATTCAAagatctttaaatatatttttcagctAAGTTAGAATACAAACATTGATGCATGATATACAAGATAAACTTACCTAGTTAATTCTAGCAGAAGGCCTACAACTGAGATTTGATCTGCTGATTTAGCAgtcaataaattcaaaatttgagGAATCTTTAATACAAAACACATGCCTATTGTTATAAGGCTCAAAAAATCTGCTAATAGTTGGAGTAACAtgttttcatttgtttaatttctctacCTGCGATTGAACATTACGTAAGAACTTCAGTtgtactttcaaatttatttgtttgttacataaaatttacattttgttgcttaaataaaataataataagtaacaggtaaaaatattaaagcaaaaattcacaaaaaaaaaaaaaaaatacaaaatacgcAATAATAGTACTATTTCAAACTAAATGCTAAACTACTATTCGCACTGAACATACGATTTTAAAGCATTTCTAATACAATTTTTGGCAGTTttacaaattgttttatacaatTGCATTACTTTATACTTTTCACTTAACATGTTACGAAcatgttaatatatatttaacaaattataatataatactaattttttaacttactttttaatatttaatctctATTTACACTTTGCCTCACAAGTGTATGATCGTACAGATACATATCTTACAATTACTTTGGCAATTGTTCATGCACACCTGTGCCATGCTTGCATACCGTTTACACTTGCGCGATTGTACATAGTTGCAAGAAATACACACACGTAAATTGGAAATTAGAATTCGTAATTATCAGTCGAAACAGAGATTTCCTCTCTGGTTCAGCGATCGAAGATACATTTACTCGACACGACAGCACCATCGATACCGTTTTTATCTGTATCAGAGAGATTTCCTCCCTGTCTGCGTCTAGTAGATTTTCATCTAGGAACTTTTTAAAACGGTTCATGTACAACA
The DNA window shown above is from Bombus pyrosoma isolate SC7728 linkage group LG7, ASM1482585v1, whole genome shotgun sequence and carries:
- the LOC122569475 gene encoding mannose-P-dolichol utilization defect 1 protein homolog, with product MLLQLLADFLSLITIGMCFVLKIPQILNLLTAKSADQISVVGLLLELTSYTVMASYNFTNGYSILSYLEYPVILLQEYILIFLVLKYLNKINTFSILVSVLYIAISVSFAMQLIPKVVLTILAPLCTPISVSSKVVQLVAIFRAKNADTVSPITWFISAFTNLTRVFTIWMDSADILLLGNFIISVILSSSIMFSAIYYRRHRVKQI